The sequence TATCCTTGTAAAGACGTGGATCATCAGTCCCTCCAGGAACAAACTGCTCCAGGGTTCTTTGAGCAATTGTAGCTGGAGTGGATATGAATTTCTCAACAAGTTCATCCCATTTTGCCCGTGACAAGTTGGTTAATTTTGATCCTTCAGGTAATTTTCCTGTAATGTGGATAACTGCTAGGATTTCACCGATGTTTGTCTTGGCAGTATTGAGCCATCTTGCTACCTCGTCAGGGTTTTTGATATCTACTACATGCGAATGGAATTTTCCACTGATGTATTCTTGTAGTTCGGTTGGGGTTGATTGTGAAATAAAACATGCAACTTTTCCTCCATTCTTTTCTATGTGTTGTGCTAAAAATTCTACTCTTTGAGCATCAGATTTATCGGTGGCATCAATTGTAAATACCACTGCTTTTCCTGTAAAATCTGGTTGATGAACTCCTGGTGTAGTAGTCCCAATATGGGGTTTTACTGGATAAAACACCCTGTCCCCTGGAATTACTTTACCATTTAGAATTTTTGCTATTTCATCATCACATAAATTCAGAACTGATTCTGCAACTTGTCCTTGTGATAGAAACTCTTGGTTTGCAATCATATGTGATGTGTTGTTTTGTACTTTTTCTGCAATACTTTGAATTTTATTTAGTAAATTTGTAAATGTGATAGTTAGTTTTGATATATCTTTTCCATTTGCAAGTTTTTGTGCAGCTTTAGAAATCCCTTCTTTGATAACATTTTCATCTTCACCTAATAATGGAAGTAATTCTCTGTTTGCAGCATCTACTTGAGTTGGAACTAAATCTTCAAATCCACTTACTCTCATAAATTCTGCTGCAGCTTTTGGATAAACTGTCTTGTAAATTCTATCTGAATGAACTGGACCTGGATTTGTTGCAATAGATATTATTCCTTTATCTGTTAACTCCCATGACATTAACTCTGCTAATCTATTCTTTGCTCCTTGTGATGCAGTATATGGACTTCTAAATCTATATGGTCTTTGTTCTAGTGGACGTTCTTCTGTAAAGAATGTTGAAATTGTAATAATCTTTCCTCCCTCTTTCATTACTTTTAATGCTTGAATTGAACCCCAAAAAGTACCTGTTAGATGAATACCAATTGTACTTTTAAATTCATCCAATGACGCATTCATAAAACATGTAACAGGACCAGAAACCCCTGCATTATTTATAATATAATCAACTGTAACATTATCTTTTTTTAAGGATTCAAACATGTCGTTCATTGGCAATTCATCACTTACATCTACTCCTGAAAAAATTTTAACATGTGCGCCGCTATTTTTTTCAGCGATAATCTTTTCTAGAATCTTTGATGTTTCATCTAATGGTTCTCGTCTTCTTCCAAGAATTATTACACTTGCTCCATTTTCTACAAATTTCTTGGCAATGGCTTGACCTATGCCGGTTCCGCTACCTGTAATTAGAGCGATTTTACCTTGAAATTTTAACATGGATAAATTCTCAATATTTTTGTGATATTTAATTTGATTGATTCCATATTATTTAGAAATTATCAAGGTTTTACTCGTTATAGAACACAATAGATCGCCAGATCTATTAGAAATAACATATTACAATACAAGAAATCCAGATTAGAGTATTTTTTTAGAGTTTAGTGTATACAATAAAGTAATATTTTCATGTTTTATCTTTTAGCTGCATTTTCTAGTGATTGAATCATTGGAAGTTTTTCTCCAGTCAGATACAATACAAGTGCGCCGCCAGCAGTACTAATGTGAGTGATTTTTTCTGTTAATCCATATCTTTTTAGTGCTGATGTGAGATGCCCCCCGCTTACTATAGTAGTAGCCATGGAATTTGTAATTGCTTCTAAAAGAGATTTTGTACCATAAGTAAATTTTTCATTCTCAAAAAATCCTGCAGGACCGCTGATAAAAATAGTACCTGCACTTGCTATCAATTGTGAATAGTATCGTATTGTTTTTTGACCCAGGTCCAAAATTTGATCCCCTGTGTTGAGATATCTTACATCCATTTCTATTCGATCTCCGTCTTTACTAATTGCAATATCTACAGGTGTGAAAAATGCGTCTGGATATTCTCCCATCAAAGTGTGTGCTTTTGCAACTACTTCTTCTTCCATAGGGATTCCAAGGGGGTATTTGATACGTCCTTGCGCACGCATGAAAACATTACCAATCAAACCAGTAAGTAGAATTTGCTCAGCTCTACCTTTTTTAATTAACATTTTAATTGCTTCAAGTCTATCTGCAATTTTTGAACCACCAAGTATAATCACGTGAGGTGCCTTTGTAACTGTCAATATTTCATCCAGTTTTTTTACCTCACGTTCTACATTTTTTCCAGCACATGTAGGTAATACATGTGAAAATCCCACAAGTGACGGATGCGCTCTATGCGCACTAGCAAACGAATCTAAAATACACAAATCAAACAGATTGACTAATCTTTTCACCATTATTGTGTTTGCTGCATTTTCTGGAGAGAATTCATGATTCTCTTCAGCACAGAATCTCAGATTATCCAACAGTATGATGTCCCCATCTTTCATTTTTTTTATTTCAGACTGGGCCAATGAACCAATCACATCTTGAACATATATGATCTTCTTTCCAAGCAAAGTCTCCAGAATTTTTGCATGTTGCTCCATTCCAACATAATCCCTACTTCCCACTCTACCCTGATGGGATATGATGACTAATTTTGCATTATCTAGTGCCTTGATGGTCTCGACTGTCTCCTCTATCCTTTTTGTGGATGAAATCCTTTCAGTTACAGGATCAATAGGGCAATTCATGTCAACACGTAAAAGAACAGTTTTTCCACTCAATTGAAAATCATCAAGGGTTAGAATCTTCACACAGTGAATATTTTATTCCAACTTAAAATCTTTCAGCAAATTATAATTATTATCAATAGATATTAATCACTTACAGCCATAAAACAATATTGCCATTAACATAATCTTGTACATAGTTTGATTCTGTTTATTTCTCATCTACCAAAGATGATAAAAATTGGATGTAAGTTGAGCATGAATAAACTTAGAGGATTGTAGTCTACAGACGTATTTGTTATTGTAATTTCTGTTTTCACATAGTTTACAGATGATCCTCCAAAAAAGAAATGATAATTTGAAAAACTAGTAAATTCATATATGTTAAAAGAGACTAAAACTTCAATATTTGAATTCAATTAAAAATACAGTGTTAGACAATACCGTGTCTAGTGGCTATTTTGTAAAGGCCATTAGCATTACTCATGACTGGATCATTAGGTACTTCGACCTTAACATTAATTCTTTTCAAAATTGCGGCTTTGAGTTCAGGAATCAATATTCCACCACCAGACAATACTACTGTTTGTGAACATTCATACATTGGTTTTAGTGCTGACATAAAGTTTTCCAGTCTATTTACTAACATGTCAGCTAGCATTTCAATTCTAGGTGTTAATTCATCTTTGTATTGATTATACACTGTAGAGTCTAAGAATGCAAATTCTCCTAAATCTCTCGTTAAGAAATCACATCCATGCATTACAGATTGTCCTGAGATTGTCTTCATGTTTTCAAATGCTACTATTTCTGTAGTACCTTGACCAATATTCATCACTGTTGCACTTTTTCTTCCAATAGATTCCAATGTTCCAATTACTTGTGGGACGATAACGCAGTTTTCAGGATTAAGAGTGTTATTTATGATATCAGACAGGGTTTCCCTATAATTGTCAGCATCATATGGAAGTCCAACTACAATTGTATTAATTCTACCCTTTTCTTTGGATTCAGACATCACATCCATTCTTCTTTTTGTTTCTTTGACAAGTTCTTCTACTCCTTTTTTATGGACGGGTCTTCCTTCAATGATGGGTCTAATTATTACAGAGTTTGGATATGCTGCCACCTTTAGTGCCTCATCTCCAACTCCCATCAATAATGTTTTATCATCATCCCATTTTTGTCGATTGGTATAAGCGTATATTGCAGGAAAAGTGAATCGGCCATCATCAAACACACATTTTACAAAAGATGTTCCCATATCCAATCCAATTATAGCCATATTCACAAACAGATAATTTCACATATATAAACACAATTAAAGGTTAGCTTCCTAGAAAACATTCACAACAGATCAGAAATAATAAATATTCTGTTACAGATTAGTCCAATTCAATAATTCATTTTACCTGGTTACACAATATGCTAATCTTCAACTAATTATAATCTGAATTACAGAAAATATGGCTTCAATTTTGAACACATACAATGAGGATATGAATTTTCTCAAGTATAGATGGCATAATAACAATAGGAACACAACATTGTGTATCTATGTTTTTTATCTGTCAAATAGAATTGTTGTGTACAGTTAATTGATCTAAACTATCTGCAAATAAGGAAAATCTCAATAATGAGTAGTTTTCAGTT comes from Nitrosopumilus sp. and encodes:
- the pgk gene encoding phosphoglycerate kinase; its protein translation is MKILTLDDFQLSGKTVLLRVDMNCPIDPVTERISSTKRIEETVETIKALDNAKLVIISHQGRVGSRDYVGMEQHAKILETLLGKKIIYVQDVIGSLAQSEIKKMKDGDIILLDNLRFCAEENHEFSPENAANTIMVKRLVNLFDLCILDSFASAHRAHPSLVGFSHVLPTCAGKNVEREVKKLDEILTVTKAPHVIILGGSKIADRLEAIKMLIKKGRAEQILLTGLIGNVFMRAQGRIKYPLGIPMEEEVVAKAHTLMGEYPDAFFTPVDIAISKDGDRIEMDVRYLNTGDQILDLGQKTIRYYSQLIASAGTIFISGPAGFFENEKFTYGTKSLLEAITNSMATTIVSGGHLTSALKRYGLTEKITHISTAGGALVLYLTGEKLPMIQSLENAAKR
- a CDS encoding rod shape-determining protein, which gives rise to MAIIGLDMGTSFVKCVFDDGRFTFPAIYAYTNRQKWDDDKTLLMGVGDEALKVAAYPNSVIIRPIIEGRPVHKKGVEELVKETKRRMDVMSESKEKGRINTIVVGLPYDADNYRETLSDIINNTLNPENCVIVPQVIGTLESIGRKSATVMNIGQGTTEIVAFENMKTISGQSVMHGCDFLTRDLGEFAFLDSTVYNQYKDELTPRIEMLADMLVNRLENFMSALKPMYECSQTVVLSGGGILIPELKAAILKRINVKVEVPNDPVMSNANGLYKIATRHGIV
- a CDS encoding SDR family oxidoreductase, with the protein product MLKFQGKIALITGSGTGIGQAIAKKFVENGASVIILGRRREPLDETSKILEKIIAEKNSGAHVKIFSGVDVSDELPMNDMFESLKKDNVTVDYIINNAGVSGPVTCFMNASLDEFKSTIGIHLTGTFWGSIQALKVMKEGGKIITISTFFTEERPLEQRPYRFRSPYTASQGAKNRLAELMSWELTDKGIISIATNPGPVHSDRIYKTVYPKAAAEFMRVSGFEDLVPTQVDAANRELLPLLGEDENVIKEGISKAAQKLANGKDISKLTITFTNLLNKIQSIAEKVQNNTSHMIANQEFLSQGQVAESVLNLCDDEIAKILNGKVIPGDRVFYPVKPHIGTTTPGVHQPDFTGKAVVFTIDATDKSDAQRVEFLAQHIEKNGGKVACFISQSTPTELQEYISGKFHSHVVDIKNPDEVARWLNTAKTNIGEILAVIHITGKLPEGSKLTNLSRAKWDELVEKFISTPATIAQRTLEQFVPGGTDDPRLYKDTKGAIMIVGPDLPIGKKVTGTQRAQVEVFRGALRPFTTTVNQELSDVLGSKIRIFTIFPGSVTGSEPNNQRIADAFNFLVSDNSASSSEVTFCVDEIRE